One stretch of Qipengyuania gelatinilytica DNA includes these proteins:
- a CDS encoding acetyl-CoA C-acetyltransferase — MTELRRVAICKPLRTPVGKFLGSLAPMEAGELGAVIIKALVERSGVDPMRVDDVVFSQGYGSGEAPAIGRWSWLAAGYPIEVPGMQLDRRCGSGLQAVATAAMMVQTGMADCVLAGGVESMSNVEHYTTKARHGSRLGDMVLWDRLTRGRLMSQPIERFGVITGMIETAENLAKDYNISREASDEFAVRSHRNAAKAWDEGKFDEQLVPVEIPQRRGDPVVFAKDEGYRADADMESLSKLRPIDGKRDPEAIVTAGNASQQNDAAAACLVVAEDKVEELGLEPILWFHSWSAAGCDPSRMGIGPVPAVERLFVKNGLGWDDIGLIELNEAFAPQALAVLKGWGFAEGDSRREIVNVNGSGISLGHPIGATGIRILADMAHEMQRREVRYGLETMCIGGGQGMAAVFERAA; from the coding sequence ATGACCGAACTCCGCCGCGTCGCCATTTGCAAACCCCTGCGCACACCTGTCGGCAAATTTCTCGGCAGCCTTGCTCCCATGGAAGCTGGTGAACTTGGCGCGGTCATCATCAAGGCTCTTGTCGAGCGCTCGGGCGTCGATCCGATGCGCGTCGACGACGTGGTGTTCAGCCAGGGCTATGGCAGCGGCGAAGCGCCGGCCATCGGGCGCTGGAGCTGGCTCGCCGCCGGCTACCCCATCGAGGTGCCCGGCATGCAGCTTGACCGGCGGTGCGGCTCGGGCCTGCAGGCGGTCGCAACCGCTGCGATGATGGTGCAGACCGGCATGGCCGACTGCGTGCTTGCGGGCGGTGTCGAGAGCATGTCCAATGTCGAGCATTACACGACCAAGGCGCGCCACGGTTCGCGGCTGGGCGACATGGTACTGTGGGATCGCCTCACGCGCGGGCGCCTGATGAGCCAGCCGATCGAGCGCTTCGGCGTCATCACCGGCATGATCGAGACGGCGGAAAACCTCGCCAAGGATTACAATATCAGCCGAGAAGCATCGGACGAATTCGCCGTTCGCAGCCACCGCAATGCGGCCAAGGCGTGGGACGAAGGCAAGTTCGACGAACAGCTCGTGCCGGTCGAAATTCCCCAGCGTCGCGGAGATCCCGTGGTCTTCGCCAAAGACGAAGGCTATCGCGCCGATGCCGACATGGAAAGCCTCTCCAAGCTGCGCCCTATCGACGGCAAGCGCGATCCGGAAGCCATCGTCACCGCGGGCAATGCCAGCCAGCAGAACGATGCGGCGGCCGCATGCCTCGTGGTGGCCGAAGACAAGGTCGAGGAACTCGGCCTCGAACCGATCCTGTGGTTCCATTCGTGGAGCGCTGCGGGCTGCGATCCCAGCCGCATGGGTATCGGCCCCGTCCCGGCGGTGGAGCGCCTGTTTGTCAAGAACGGGCTGGGCTGGGACGATATCGGACTGATCGAGCTCAATGAGGCCTTCGCTCCGCAGGCGCTCGCCGTGCTCAAGGGCTGGGGTTTCGCAGAAGGCGACAGCCGCCGCGAGATCGTCAACGTCAACGGTTCGGGCATCTCGCTCGGCCATCCCATCGGTGCGACGGGCATCCGCATCCTTGCCGACATGGCACATGAGATGCAGCGGCGCGAAGTGCGCTATGGCCTCGAGACCATGTGCATCGGCGGCGGGCAGGGCATGGCCGCCGTGTTCGAGCGTGCGGCCTAG
- a CDS encoding M13 family metallopeptidase yields the protein MKLLTLAASASALALALATPAAAEDTSAAPAEEVPVPTMSFGDWGFDPDTLSTDIDPGDDFFAYANQKWLDANPLPAEFSRFGAFNLLREKSTSDVKALVDQLTAKDPATLSADETRIVEAYNAYLDTGAIEAAGLAPAQPYLDAIQGAETLASLAEIWGTPGYSSPLYAYVEVDAKEPTRYSVHAGSGGLGLPDRDYYLDESEKGRDIQAKYRDYLAFLLGEAGYADAAGMAQQIYDFEDSIARKVAWDRATRRNDDLTYNALTPQELEAQAGGFPLTAMLTASGFEDIDRFIVTDLPPTTERAEELGLDADTLAKIGGGMPAAMQLILDTPMDVLQAWTVKGFLSSNASVLPARFDNAQFAFYGTTLNGTPEQRPRWKRAIGETEGLLGELLGKSYVAEYFPPENKAAMDELVANLRKAMAQSIDGLDWMGEETKEQAIAKLDAFDPKIGYRDNLESYEGLTITPGAPVANRMASAEWEWQEMLGKLGGPIDRTEWYMLPQTVNAYYNPTKNEIVFPAAILQQPFFGITADAAVNYGGIGGVIGHEMGHGFDDQGSKSDGTGALRDWWTDADRKAFDKLGDALVEQYDGYCPLDEGETCVNGRLTLGENIGDLGGLSLAYRAYKLSLNGKEDKVIDGLTGDQRFFLAWAQVWRSQQREAAARQRLTTDPHSPEEFRVNGIVRNMDAWYDAFGVTPEDDLYLPPEERITIW from the coding sequence ATGAAATTACTTACCCTTGCCGCCAGCGCGTCCGCGCTCGCCCTTGCGCTTGCAACACCCGCCGCGGCGGAAGATACCAGTGCCGCACCTGCCGAAGAAGTGCCGGTGCCCACCATGAGCTTTGGCGACTGGGGTTTCGATCCCGATACGCTTTCGACCGACATCGATCCGGGCGACGACTTTTTCGCCTATGCCAACCAGAAGTGGCTCGATGCCAATCCGCTACCCGCGGAATTCAGCCGCTTCGGCGCCTTCAACCTCCTGCGCGAGAAATCGACTTCGGACGTGAAGGCATTGGTCGACCAGCTGACGGCGAAGGACCCTGCCACGCTGAGCGCCGATGAAACGCGCATTGTGGAAGCCTACAATGCCTATCTCGACACCGGCGCCATCGAAGCCGCCGGCCTTGCGCCCGCACAGCCTTATCTCGATGCGATCCAGGGCGCGGAAACGCTCGCCTCGCTGGCGGAAATCTGGGGCACGCCCGGCTATTCCTCGCCGCTCTACGCCTATGTCGAAGTCGACGCGAAAGAGCCCACGCGCTATTCGGTCCACGCCGGTTCGGGCGGTCTCGGCCTGCCCGACCGCGACTATTACCTCGACGAAAGCGAGAAGGGTCGCGACATCCAGGCCAAGTATCGCGATTACCTCGCCTTCCTCCTCGGCGAGGCGGGCTATGCAGACGCTGCCGGCATGGCGCAGCAAATCTATGACTTCGAGGATTCGATCGCCCGCAAGGTCGCCTGGGATCGCGCCACGCGGCGCAACGACGACCTGACCTATAACGCACTCACGCCCCAGGAGCTCGAGGCGCAGGCAGGTGGCTTCCCCCTCACTGCCATGCTGACGGCTAGCGGGTTCGAGGATATCGACCGCTTTATCGTAACCGACCTCCCGCCCACTACCGAACGGGCAGAGGAACTGGGTCTCGATGCCGACACGCTGGCCAAGATCGGTGGCGGCATGCCCGCAGCCATGCAGCTGATCCTCGATACACCGATGGATGTCCTGCAGGCCTGGACCGTGAAGGGCTTCCTGTCGTCCAACGCATCGGTCCTGCCCGCGCGTTTCGACAACGCACAGTTTGCATTCTACGGCACGACGCTCAACGGAACCCCCGAACAGCGTCCGCGCTGGAAACGCGCTATCGGTGAAACCGAGGGCCTGCTCGGCGAATTGCTCGGCAAGTCCTATGTCGCCGAATATTTCCCGCCCGAAAACAAGGCGGCGATGGACGAACTCGTGGCGAACCTGCGCAAGGCCATGGCACAGTCGATCGACGGCCTCGACTGGATGGGCGAGGAAACCAAGGAGCAGGCCATTGCCAAGCTCGATGCCTTCGACCCGAAGATCGGCTATCGCGACAATCTGGAAAGCTATGAAGGCTTGACCATCACCCCGGGCGCTCCGGTCGCGAACCGCATGGCATCTGCCGAGTGGGAATGGCAGGAAATGCTCGGCAAGCTGGGCGGCCCGATCGACCGTACCGAGTGGTACATGCTGCCGCAGACGGTCAACGCCTACTACAACCCGACCAAGAACGAGATCGTCTTCCCCGCTGCGATCCTGCAGCAACCCTTCTTCGGGATCACTGCCGACGCGGCAGTGAACTACGGCGGCATCGGCGGCGTGATCGGCCATGAAATGGGCCACGGTTTCGACGATCAGGGCTCCAAGTCCGACGGCACCGGTGCCCTGCGCGACTGGTGGACCGACGCCGACCGCAAGGCCTTCGACAAGCTGGGCGATGCGCTGGTGGAGCAGTATGACGGCTATTGCCCGCTCGACGAGGGCGAGACTTGCGTCAACGGCCGCCTCACGCTGGGCGAGAACATCGGCGACCTTGGCGGATTGAGCCTAGCCTATCGCGCCTACAAGCTGTCGCTGAACGGCAAGGAAGACAAGGTGATCGACGGGCTGACCGGCGACCAGCGCTTCTTCCTCGCATGGGCCCAGGTCTGGCGTTCGCAGCAGCGCGAAGCGGCAGCCCGCCAGCGCCTGACCACCGATCCGCATAGCCCTGAAGAGTTCCGGGTGAACGGCATCGTGCGCAATATGGACGCCTGGTACGACGCCTTCGGTGTAACGCCGGAGGACGATCTCTACCTGCCGCCGGAAGAACGCATCACGATCTGGTAA
- a CDS encoding acyl-CoA dehydrogenase family protein: MSVTQPNPGMDQDTFDQFLDQLERYVRERLIPAEKDVIENDALPEDIVAEMKEMGLFGLTVPEEHGGAGLNVTQYAKVVQTMAYAAPAYRSIFSINVGMFNSAIKNGGTAEQQAEWWPRIAAGEIACFGLTEPGSGSDSAAMQTMAWPDPDGNGWILNGTKRYITNAPHADVGLIMARTEKEALPKNAHVSAFIVPMDTPGVSTSSPDKKMGQAGSHISDVMLDDVHVPGDALLGGETGKGFRFAMMSLDNGRISVGAASTGYARRALDSAIKYANERQAFGEPIANFQLIQQMLAESWTEIYAAEAMMADVTARVDRGEDTVKEAAAFKVFASEMCGRVVDRVVQVYGGAGYLAEYDAERFFRDARIYRIYEGTTQILQLQIAKRMLREYAASV, translated from the coding sequence ATGAGCGTAACCCAGCCAAATCCCGGCATGGACCAGGATACCTTCGACCAGTTCCTCGACCAGCTCGAACGCTATGTCCGCGAGCGCCTGATCCCGGCCGAAAAGGACGTGATCGAGAACGACGCCCTGCCCGAGGATATCGTTGCCGAAATGAAGGAAATGGGCCTGTTCGGCCTGACGGTTCCCGAAGAGCACGGCGGGGCCGGTCTCAACGTCACTCAATATGCCAAGGTCGTGCAGACCATGGCCTATGCCGCACCTGCCTATCGTTCAATCTTCTCGATCAATGTCGGCATGTTCAATTCCGCGATCAAGAACGGCGGTACGGCCGAACAGCAGGCCGAATGGTGGCCGCGCATTGCAGCGGGCGAGATCGCCTGTTTCGGCCTCACCGAGCCCGGCAGCGGATCTGACAGTGCGGCGATGCAGACAATGGCCTGGCCCGATCCGGACGGGAACGGATGGATCCTCAACGGCACCAAGCGATACATCACCAACGCCCCGCACGCCGACGTCGGGCTGATCATGGCGCGCACCGAGAAAGAGGCGCTGCCCAAGAACGCGCATGTCAGCGCCTTCATCGTCCCGATGGATACGCCCGGCGTTTCGACCAGCAGCCCCGACAAGAAGATGGGCCAGGCGGGCAGCCATATCTCCGACGTCATGCTCGACGATGTGCATGTGCCGGGCGACGCGCTGCTGGGCGGCGAGACCGGCAAGGGCTTCCGCTTTGCGATGATGAGCCTCGACAACGGGCGCATCTCGGTCGGCGCGGCCAGCACGGGCTATGCTCGCCGCGCGCTCGACAGCGCGATCAAATATGCGAACGAGCGGCAGGCCTTCGGCGAACCGATCGCCAACTTCCAGCTGATCCAGCAGATGCTGGCCGAAAGCTGGACCGAGATCTACGCTGCCGAAGCGATGATGGCGGACGTCACCGCACGCGTCGACCGGGGCGAGGATACGGTCAAGGAAGCCGCCGCCTTCAAGGTCTTCGCCTCCGAGATGTGCGGCCGCGTGGTCGACCGCGTGGTGCAGGTCTATGGCGGTGCGGGGTACCTGGCCGAATACGATGCCGAGCGGTTCTTCCGCGATGCGCGCATCTACCGCATCTACGAGGGCACGACCCAGATCCTTCAGCTGCAGATCGCCAAGCGTATGCTGCGCGAATATGCGGCGAGCGTCTGA
- the ppk2 gene encoding polyphosphate kinase 2 — MKRKDYEAKLEPMREELVAMARWARVTGQRIVVLFEGRDTAGKGGAIRAVSEKLNPRQCHVVALGRPTEDEQGQWYFQRYVDHLPTTGEIVLFDRSWYNRAGVEKVMGFASDAQVEQFLDQVPAFEKMLVDDGILLFKYWLGADQEKQEERLRERLEDPLKRWKLSPIDLAARDKYDAYTEAREEMLRRTHTEWAPWTLVDFNDQKQGRLTLVRDLLDRLPDTACEPAEIDFPELGREPQVETYGVLRPIASNPVED; from the coding sequence ATGAAACGCAAGGATTACGAAGCCAAGCTGGAGCCGATGCGCGAGGAACTGGTGGCGATGGCCCGCTGGGCCAGGGTGACCGGCCAGCGCATCGTCGTGCTGTTCGAGGGCCGCGACACGGCCGGAAAGGGCGGCGCGATCCGCGCAGTTTCCGAGAAACTCAATCCGCGCCAGTGCCACGTTGTCGCGCTGGGCAGGCCGACCGAGGACGAGCAGGGCCAGTGGTACTTCCAGCGCTATGTCGACCACCTGCCGACGACGGGCGAGATCGTCCTGTTCGACCGTAGCTGGTACAACCGCGCAGGCGTGGAAAAGGTGATGGGCTTTGCCAGCGATGCACAGGTCGAGCAGTTCCTCGACCAGGTGCCGGCTTTCGAGAAGATGCTCGTCGACGATGGCATCCTCTTGTTCAAATACTGGCTAGGGGCGGACCAGGAAAAACAGGAAGAGCGGCTGCGCGAGCGACTTGAAGACCCGCTAAAGCGCTGGAAACTGTCACCGATCGACCTTGCCGCGCGCGACAAGTACGATGCCTATACCGAAGCACGCGAAGAGATGCTGAGGCGCACGCATACCGAATGGGCGCCGTGGACGCTTGTCGATTTCAACGACCAGAAACAGGGCCGGCTAACGCTGGTGCGCGACCTGCTGGACCGGCTGCCCGACACCGCTTGCGAGCCGGCCGAAATCGATTTTCCGGAGCTTGGGCGCGAACCGCAGGTCGAAACCTATGGCGTTCTCCGGCCGATTGCGAGCAATCCGGTCGAGGACTAG
- the phhA gene encoding phenylalanine 4-monooxygenase yields MATLAEPEQDFTRLPEMPDDVFTAPLKKPEHVGDDWLEPKQTIYDSEDDAIWDDLFKRQMEMLPGRAATAFMEGTEKLDLGRGGVPEFGKLSEELDKLTGWSVVPVPMLIPDHVFFWHLANRRFPAGNFIRTRETFDYIQEPDVFHDVFGHVPMLTDPVYADYMQEYGKAGWKAMRYNRLKALGSLYWYTVEFGLIEEKPGDVRAYGAGILSGPTEVVYSVEAESPNRIMLNVDRVMRTDYVISDLQPTYFVISSFEDLYRQTVERDFDKLYKSLGPGFTYANTAVIDVDYVVNRGSLEYTLRGGRGSGAKPV; encoded by the coding sequence ATGGCTACGCTAGCAGAACCAGAACAGGACTTTACCCGGCTTCCCGAAATGCCGGACGATGTCTTCACCGCGCCCCTGAAGAAGCCCGAGCATGTCGGCGACGACTGGCTCGAGCCCAAGCAGACCATCTACGACAGCGAAGACGATGCGATCTGGGACGACCTGTTCAAGCGGCAGATGGAAATGCTGCCCGGCCGCGCGGCGACCGCATTCATGGAAGGGACCGAGAAACTCGATCTCGGCCGCGGCGGCGTGCCCGAATTCGGCAAGCTGTCGGAGGAACTGGACAAGCTGACCGGCTGGAGCGTGGTGCCCGTGCCCATGCTGATCCCCGATCACGTGTTCTTCTGGCACCTGGCCAACCGCCGTTTCCCGGCGGGCAATTTCATCCGCACGCGCGAGACCTTCGACTATATCCAGGAACCCGACGTGTTCCACGATGTCTTCGGCCACGTGCCGATGCTGACCGATCCGGTCTATGCCGATTACATGCAGGAATACGGCAAGGCCGGCTGGAAGGCGATGCGCTACAACCGGCTGAAGGCGCTGGGTTCGCTCTACTGGTATACGGTGGAGTTCGGCCTCATCGAGGAAAAGCCGGGCGACGTACGCGCCTATGGCGCGGGTATCCTCTCCGGCCCGACAGAGGTGGTCTATTCGGTCGAGGCGGAAAGCCCCAACCGCATCATGCTCAACGTCGATCGCGTGATGCGCACCGATTACGTCATCAGCGACCTGCAGCCGACCTATTTCGTGATTTCGAGCTTCGAGGACCTCTATCGCCAGACGGTGGAGCGCGATTTCGACAAGCTCTACAAGAGCCTGGGTCCGGGCTTCACCTATGCCAATACGGCAGTGATCGATGTCGATTACGTGGTGAACCGCGGCAGCCTTGAATACACGCTGCGCGGCGGGCGCGGATCGGGCGCCAAGCCGGTCTGA
- the recQ gene encoding DNA helicase RecQ — protein MASAPILDLPAARNALRATFGFDDFRGRQAEVVERTLAGQSSLAVMPTGAGKSLTYQLPAVMLEGTCVVISPLIALMHDQLRSARANGIRAATLTSADADWRETQDAFRAGELDLLYVAPERASQPAFRDFLSSARLALFAIDEAHCVSEWGHDFRPDYRMLRPLMDAFPEVPRLALTATADRQTRPDMLNQLGIPEDGLVLAGFDRPNIRYTIRHRDNPVRQLTTLMAERPGPGIVYAQTRRKVEDLADKLAAATGRQVLPYHAGLDPQTRAANQAAFVASEDMVIVATVAFGMGIDKPDVRFVAHVGVPKSIEAYYQETGRAGRDGDPSAATMFWGAGDFATARMRLAEVDEERRNAERARLDALAALVETPECRRAVLLRHFGEDPPQTCGNCDNCLDAPDVTDATELARKLLSAVYRTGQSFGMGHLQKVLTGAEDERVRQKGHDRLSVYGIVEGEEARLLQPLGRALQARGDLVPTEHGGLALGGSAREILKGEREVAIVVPPKRQRRGRRGGDEANPVGDPLFEALRELRRELAAEAQVPPYVIFHDSTLREMMAARPSTMAEMGQVGGVGGKKLEAYGERFLQEIARH, from the coding sequence ATGGCCTCAGCCCCGATCCTCGACCTTCCCGCCGCGCGCAATGCCCTGCGCGCGACCTTCGGCTTCGACGATTTCCGGGGCCGGCAGGCCGAAGTGGTCGAGCGAACGCTGGCGGGCCAGTCGAGCCTCGCGGTCATGCCGACAGGTGCCGGCAAATCGCTGACCTACCAGCTTCCTGCGGTCATGCTGGAGGGGACCTGCGTGGTGATCAGCCCACTCATTGCCCTGATGCACGACCAGCTCCGCAGTGCGCGGGCGAACGGCATCCGCGCCGCCACGCTGACCAGCGCCGATGCCGACTGGCGCGAGACGCAGGACGCTTTCCGCGCAGGGGAGCTCGACCTGCTCTATGTTGCACCCGAGCGCGCGAGCCAGCCAGCATTTCGCGACTTCCTTTCATCCGCGCGCCTTGCGCTGTTCGCCATCGACGAGGCGCATTGCGTTTCCGAGTGGGGCCACGATTTCCGCCCCGACTACCGGATGCTGCGTCCTCTCATGGATGCGTTCCCCGAGGTCCCGCGCCTTGCGCTGACCGCCACGGCGGACCGGCAGACGCGGCCCGACATGCTCAACCAGCTTGGCATTCCGGAAGACGGGCTGGTGCTGGCTGGCTTCGACCGGCCCAATATCCGTTATACGATCCGCCACCGCGACAATCCGGTGCGCCAGCTGACCACGCTGATGGCCGAGCGGCCCGGTCCCGGCATCGTTTACGCACAGACCCGCCGCAAGGTGGAAGACCTTGCCGACAAGCTGGCCGCTGCCACCGGTCGGCAAGTCCTGCCCTATCACGCAGGCCTCGACCCGCAGACGCGCGCCGCCAACCAGGCCGCCTTCGTGGCCAGCGAAGACATGGTGATCGTCGCCACGGTGGCTTTCGGCATGGGGATCGACAAGCCCGACGTGCGCTTCGTCGCCCATGTCGGCGTGCCCAAGTCAATCGAGGCCTATTACCAGGAGACGGGCCGCGCAGGCCGCGATGGCGACCCTTCGGCAGCGACGATGTTCTGGGGTGCAGGCGATTTCGCCACCGCGCGCATGCGGCTCGCCGAGGTGGACGAAGAGCGCCGCAATGCCGAGCGCGCGCGCCTCGATGCGCTCGCAGCGCTGGTCGAAACGCCCGAGTGCCGCCGCGCCGTGCTGCTTCGCCATTTCGGCGAGGATCCGCCACAGACCTGCGGCAATTGCGACAATTGCCTCGACGCGCCCGATGTCACCGACGCGACCGAACTGGCGCGCAAGCTGCTCTCCGCCGTCTACCGCACCGGCCAGAGCTTCGGCATGGGGCACCTCCAGAAAGTGCTGACCGGTGCCGAAGACGAGCGGGTGCGCCAGAAGGGGCACGACCGGTTGAGCGTCTATGGCATCGTCGAGGGCGAAGAAGCCCGCCTGCTCCAGCCGCTCGGACGCGCATTGCAGGCGCGCGGCGATTTGGTGCCCACCGAACACGGGGGCCTCGCGCTGGGTGGAAGCGCACGCGAAATCCTCAAGGGCGAACGCGAGGTGGCGATCGTCGTCCCGCCCAAGCGGCAACGACGCGGAAGGCGCGGCGGTGACGAGGCCAACCCGGTCGGCGATCCGCTGTTCGAAGCCCTGCGCGAACTGCGCCGCGAACTCGCCGCCGAAGCCCAGGTCCCGCCCTACGTCATCTTCCACGACAGCACTTTGCGCGAGATGATGGCGGCGCGGCCCTCGACAATGGCCGAGATGGGCCAGGTCGGCGGTGTCGGGGGCAAGAAACTCGAAGCCTATGGCGAGCGGTTTCTGCAGGAGATCGCACGCCACTGA
- a CDS encoding undecaprenyl-diphosphate phosphatase, translating into MTFLQELIIAIVQGITEFLPISSSGHLILIPKLTDFPDQGPLIDVAVHVGSLLAIILYFRKDVIGLARGGFASVGLGKDDEQRKLFWFVVIGTIPAVAAGLFIKLGGYLEGFRSTDLVATNLIIFGILLGLADRFGKQTKAYEDMSLKDAILVGIAQAMALIPGTSRSGATMTAARALGYSRVESARFSFLLAIPAVAGAGVLAAFDLAGATAQMQQDAIVTGILTFFTALATMIFLMNFLKKASMLVFVVYRVLLGIALLALL; encoded by the coding sequence ATGACTTTCCTGCAAGAACTCATCATCGCGATCGTCCAGGGAATTACCGAATTCCTGCCGATTTCGTCCTCGGGTCACCTCATCCTGATCCCGAAGCTCACGGATTTCCCCGACCAGGGTCCGCTGATCGACGTGGCGGTGCATGTGGGTTCGCTGCTCGCGATCATCCTCTATTTCCGCAAGGACGTGATCGGCCTTGCGCGCGGCGGTTTCGCCAGCGTCGGCCTCGGCAAGGACGACGAGCAGCGCAAGCTGTTCTGGTTCGTCGTCATCGGGACCATACCCGCCGTTGCGGCAGGGCTGTTCATCAAGCTCGGCGGCTATCTGGAAGGTTTCCGGTCGACCGACCTCGTCGCAACCAATTTGATCATCTTCGGCATCCTGCTGGGCCTTGCCGACAGGTTCGGCAAGCAGACCAAGGCTTATGAGGACATGAGCCTCAAGGACGCGATCCTGGTGGGTATCGCGCAGGCAATGGCCCTGATCCCGGGCACCAGCCGTTCGGGTGCCACCATGACCGCGGCGCGCGCACTGGGTTACTCGCGCGTGGAATCGGCGCGTTTCTCCTTCCTGCTGGCCATTCCGGCGGTTGCCGGTGCCGGCGTGCTGGCCGCATTCGACCTCGCCGGGGCGACCGCCCAGATGCAGCAGGATGCCATCGTTACCGGTATCCTCACCTTCTTCACCGCGCTCGCGACGATGATCTTCCTGATGAACTTTTTGAAGAAGGCCTCGATGCTGGTCTTCGTGGTCTACCGGGTGTTGCTGGGGATCGCGCTGCTCGCCCTGCTCTGA
- a CDS encoding GlsB/YeaQ/YmgE family stress response membrane protein codes for MGLIILIVTGALLGWLATIALQIDDGRGILRNVVAGIIGSLGVGLATSGGVFLGAIRASTLLWAAVGAIVLIGLYNVVREKALS; via the coding sequence ATGGGTCTGATAATCCTGATCGTAACCGGCGCCCTGTTGGGCTGGCTGGCAACGATCGCCCTCCAGATCGATGACGGGCGCGGCATTCTGCGGAATGTGGTCGCCGGCATCATCGGTTCGCTGGGCGTAGGGCTGGCAACCTCGGGCGGCGTCTTTCTCGGCGCGATCCGGGCGAGCACGCTCCTATGGGCCGCTGTCGGAGCTATCGTGCTGATTGGCTTGTACAATGTCGTGCGTGAGAAAGCCTTGTCTTAA
- a CDS encoding CoA transferase encodes MYGLLNDLSIIEASSFVASPTAGLYCAQMGAEVIRVDHKEGGLDYDRYMLTKEGRSLSWENLNRAKKSVALDLRSEEGRELLVELSAKTGNLITNLPEKSFLSHRAVAANCPDLVSVRIMGWHDGRQAMDFTVNAASGYPLMCGPEDWDEATAPPVNQVLPAWDFITGAYCAFALVAAIRHRDHTGEGSELRVPLSDVAIGTVANSGAMAEMLYRGADRERLGNAIWGAFGRDFRSLDNIRFMVAALTAKQWTGLVKAFGVEGEIAALEQECGVRFADGDDPRFKHRHALFDLFQSRAGTMDWPELERRMAAEGCTFERYRTMHEAANDPVLVGDNPLFTRTSANPSGFEYPATRSFANIPGRDAGGPAPAPYLGQHTEEVLASRLGLSSGAIGKLVDRDIARLSDKD; translated from the coding sequence GTGTACGGCCTCCTCAACGACCTGAGCATAATCGAGGCGTCGAGCTTCGTCGCTTCTCCGACCGCTGGGCTCTATTGCGCGCAGATGGGCGCGGAGGTGATCCGTGTCGATCACAAGGAGGGCGGGCTCGATTACGACCGCTACATGCTCACGAAAGAGGGCCGCTCGCTCAGCTGGGAGAACCTCAACCGTGCGAAGAAGTCGGTCGCGCTGGACTTGCGCAGTGAAGAGGGTCGCGAACTGCTGGTTGAACTGTCGGCGAAGACCGGCAATCTCATCACCAATTTGCCCGAAAAGAGCTTCTTGTCGCATAGGGCAGTCGCGGCGAACTGCCCCGATCTCGTCAGCGTGCGCATCATGGGCTGGCACGACGGGCGGCAGGCGATGGACTTCACCGTCAATGCGGCCAGCGGCTATCCGCTGATGTGCGGGCCCGAAGACTGGGACGAGGCTACCGCGCCGCCGGTCAACCAGGTGCTGCCGGCGTGGGATTTCATCACCGGCGCCTATTGCGCCTTCGCGCTGGTCGCAGCGATCCGCCACCGCGATCATACCGGCGAGGGCAGCGAGCTGCGCGTGCCCTTGAGCGATGTCGCCATTGGCACGGTCGCCAACAGCGGGGCGATGGCCGAAATGCTCTACCGCGGTGCCGACCGCGAGCGGCTCGGCAATGCGATCTGGGGAGCGTTCGGACGCGATTTCCGCAGTCTCGACAACATTCGCTTCATGGTAGCCGCACTGACGGCGAAGCAGTGGACGGGCCTGGTGAAAGCCTTCGGTGTGGAAGGCGAGATTGCCGCTCTCGAGCAGGAATGCGGCGTGCGCTTTGCCGACGGCGACGACCCGCGCTTCAAGCATCGCCACGCTCTGTTCGACCTTTTCCAGTCGCGCGCCGGAACGATGGACTGGCCCGAACTCGAGCGCCGCATGGCCGCCGAGGGCTGCACTTTCGAACGCTATCGTACCATGCACGAGGCTGCGAACGATCCCGTGCTGGTGGGCGACAACCCGCTCTTCACGCGGACTTCTGCAAACCCCTCGGGTTTCGAATATCCCGCCACCCGCAGCTTCGCCAATATTCCCGGGCGCGATGCCGGCGGTCCGGCGCCCGCGCCCTATCTTGGGCAGCATACCGAGGAAGTGCTCGCGTCACGCCTCGGCCTGTCTTCGGGCGCGATCGGCAAGCTCGTCGACCGCGATATCGCCCGCCTCTCCGATAAGGACTGA